In Eubalaena glacialis isolate mEubGla1 chromosome 2, mEubGla1.1.hap2.+ XY, whole genome shotgun sequence, a single genomic region encodes these proteins:
- the LOC133084621 gene encoding nuclear receptor ROR-alpha-like, whose product MESAPAAPDPAASEPGSSGADAAAGSRETPLNQESARKSEPPAPVRRQSYSSTSRGDFTISRHRHFSQKWSEGRRATC is encoded by the exons ATGGAGTCAGCTCCGGCAGCCCCCGACCCCGCCGCCAGCGAGCCGGGCAGCAGCGGCGCGGACGCGGCCGCCGGCTCCAGGGAGACCCCGCTGAACCAGGAATCCGCCCGCAAGAGCGAGCCGCCCGCCCCGGTGCGCAGACAGAGCTATTCCAGCACCAGCAGAG GTGACTTTACAATCTCCAGACACAGACATTTCTCTCAGAAGTGGAGTGAAGGAAGGAGAGCCACATGCTAA